The Sphingomonas alpina genome has a segment encoding these proteins:
- a CDS encoding TetR/AcrR family transcriptional regulator: MAIERFVRRGRVGRARPRPSGAPVGPRRADLRRATLLAAAGTLFETQGVEATTVDEIALLAGVAKGTFYHYFETKADLIPALRERFSDAFMTRVKRAVNACGAGDWHGRLKAWIEAAVMAYFDMSALHDVVFHGAEMPLRQAMGDIPVVLDLAALLAGGNAAGAWAVRDAREVAVIMFHGLHGATDEAIVTGRTVDEIATLLSALYLRMIAVPD; this comes from the coding sequence ATGGCGATCGAGCGATTTGTCCGCAGAGGGCGCGTTGGCCGTGCCCGCCCCCGGCCATCCGGCGCACCGGTCGGCCCGCGTCGCGCCGATCTGCGCCGGGCGACGCTTCTTGCCGCGGCCGGTACCCTGTTCGAGACGCAGGGCGTCGAGGCCACCACGGTCGACGAGATCGCCTTGTTGGCCGGGGTCGCGAAGGGCACTTTCTACCATTATTTCGAGACCAAGGCGGACCTGATCCCGGCGTTGCGCGAGCGCTTTTCCGATGCCTTCATGACCCGGGTGAAACGAGCCGTGAATGCGTGCGGTGCGGGCGACTGGCACGGCAGGCTCAAGGCATGGATCGAGGCGGCCGTGATGGCCTATTTCGATATGAGCGCGCTGCATGACGTGGTGTTCCACGGTGCGGAAATGCCGTTGCGCCAGGCGATGGGCGATATCCCGGTGGTGCTGGATCTGGCGGCGCTGCTGGCCGGGGGAAATGCGGCGGGCGCCTGGGCGGTCAGGGACGCACGCGAAGTCGCGGTCATCATGTTCCACGGCCTGCATGGCGCAACCGACGAAGCGATCGTGACGGGACGAACCGTGGACGAGATCGCCACCCTGTTGTCCGCGCTTTACCTGCGGATGATTGCCGTGCCCGATTAG